In the Balaenoptera acutorostrata chromosome 16, mBalAcu1.1, whole genome shotgun sequence genome, CACCGCCGGAGGCCAGGCGCTGTCGGGCGCTCGTCCGAGCCCAGACGGTCGGGAAGGGGGAGAGACGGCACGCGGAGCCCGGGCTCCTTCTCTTGCATCCAGCGGTTCCCAGCGAGTGGTCGCCCGCCCGCGGCAGCGTCGCCCGTGAactgtcagaaatgcaaattcccgGACCGCACTCCGGCCCTATCCAGTCTGAAACTCTAGGTGGCCCAGGGGAATcctgtggcttgcagagtttgagaaccactgttaggAGCGCTCCTCAGAGGCTGCAGAAGGAGTGGAGCCTTTGGGTGACGTTTAGGGGGAGCCAAGTGGGTCCCCTTTTAAAGTTCATTCTGCGAAAGGGGTACAGTCATCTTTCTCTTGCCTGGCAGTTTTGGttaaagaaataaagctgttGGAAGTAATTCCCCCGGGGAGCAGGGGGCGGGGCTTGGCTGTGCTGCTGCAGCTGGTCACTTTGTCAGCCATTTGTTAGCGAATGATGAGCACGCTTCCCAaagcttgtatttttttaaatagaaaaccgGGAGGATATATTGAATGCCAGCGACAAGTTAACAGAAGTCCTTGAAGAGGCCAACACCTTGTTTAATGGAGgtaattcattattttatgtatGGAAGCTTTGTGTTATCGTATGTTTTAGGATAATTTTCATTAGTTTTACATAAGAATCGAATTATTGACATCAGACAACTTCCACGTTTATAATAGTGCTTTACTAGTTTTGGAACCTTTTTCACTGTAGCGCTACTACTACTTTTATTGTGCACTTAACATTCCCTAAGCATATGGTAAGGGCTTTACATGAaatctggggaggtggggggtagCAGCCTGTCTAACAAGCCCCCCAGGTGGTTCTGTTGCTTGTTCAAATTTGAGAACTTTCTGTGTATTATCTTTCTACTGTATtgactgctgtatccccagaatGCATtggttgaatggatgaattaaaaagaaagaactgagCTGGACTTGGACATCCTGTTTCTTTCCCTGTCCTCCTCCCGACCTCCCCTCCCTCAGCTCCTTGCTCTTCGTCCACCTATAACCCAGTGGGGGTAGCCATGTCTACAGGTGGCCCTGTTGGTCTCTAATGGAGCGAGgggtgtgagaaagagagagagaagtctcAGCACTGAACTCTAGATCTTTGTTGCAGAGGGAGGAGGCGCTAAAAAAATAATCTTGGTTTGAATTAACAGCAGCAGCAATGTTAGTGGTAAGAGCAGTCTGTCTGAAGACAGAGGACAGGTCAGGGAGGCCCCTGATGTGGGCACTGGGTCACAGAGCCCTAGGATGAGTCCCCAGACCACTTTTCCCTCCTAAATCCATTGGGAGCAGAAAGGGAGGGTGCAGGCAGATGCAGGTAAAGAAGTCAGCAGAGCTGGCCGCTGCCCGGACACCACAATTCCTCATGTTCTTTGAAGACCAGAATGTTTATTTCTGGTCATTCGCTAGTGTGGCTGATGTTTAAACGTCACCCCCTTTCACATTCTCTATCTGTACGCTTTCAGATCTGTGTCTCTCTTGCTGTGACTGCAGCCTCCTTACCATCCCCCATCTTGGTCCACCAGTTCACCTAATTTCCTCAAACCTTCCCAAAGCCAGCCTTTCCTTTTCACCCTGTGAaatccctcctccaccctttaggcttttcttctctctcaagcCTGGACCCCCAGGCTGGCTCCTCAAGGTTACTCTTGACCCCTTCGCCCCCTTATTGTTATTATTCACCCAGCTTAAGAGTTGTCGATCAACAGATCGTTTCCCCCTCAGCCATTTCCACTGTGCTGGCTGGGTCACCTCCTTAAGGCAAAATTATTTACAACTGACCTAGGAGGTTGTCAGCCAACACAGAATTCTATATCCTCCATAGACGTGGATTTGATGTTCTCAGTTTTAACTCTTTAGAGGCTTGGATCCATCCGTGAGAGATCTGCACTTTCCTCACAGTGTGCGCTGTGACAGTGATGTGCTGCGGGGTCTAGAACAGCCCAGGAACCAGCCCCTCTAGCTTCTGCCTCTGCCTCGTTCTCTCACTCATTGTCACTTTCACAGTAATTCTCCTAAAATAAAACTGAGgagagggacttgcctggtggcgcagtggttaagaatctgcctgccaatgcaggcgacacgggttcgagccctggtccgggaagatcccacatgctgtggaccaactaagcccgtgcgccacaactactgagcccctgttccacaactacggaagcccgcgcacctagagcccacgctccgcgacaagagaagccactgcaatgagaagcccgcacaccgcaacgaagagtagcccccgctcgccgcaactagagaaagcccgcgctcagcaacgaagacccaacgcagccaataaataaataaataaatattttaaaaaattgtgataatgtttaaaaaaaaaaaactgaagaaaatgatGTATAAATACAAAACTTGGAGTCAGTAAGTTCACCAGCCTGAGGAATGTTCGGGAAATAGTAATTCAAACGGAATGGCCTTGGGGAGTGAGCCAAGCAAAGGTATTTGTGTATTTGAACTTTGCTGTATTTGTCTCTTCTTGGCTGTCTTTTCAATTTGCCTTTGCCGGTGTTCCTGGGGTACTTTTACACACTGCCTGTTCCCTTCGGAGTCTGACTGAACCCATTCCTCTCAGCCCTGCTGTTTCCCCCAATGGAcccttccctcacctccccaAACTTCCTCCTCGGTTTCCCTGCCCCATTCCCTTCTTGTGTCCTACTTAAATCTTTTTCTGCCTATAGCTTATCTTAAATCCCATGCCCTCTGTCAAACCTCTTGGGATCATCCATCCTCAGCGGCCTCGGCCCTGCTGCCTGTAGACTGTTCATTTGGTGGTGCTCGTGCTTCCAGGCAGAGGCTGCATCTCCCGCTGCCGGCCCCGCACCTAATTTCAGCTGAGGCTCCTTGACCACTTACCTGTTGCTGGTTGGCAAACCACCacgcccagcacagtgccttacACATAGCAGGCATTCAGTTTGACTTACATCATCAGCGCGGTGTTCACAGTGGCTGGGATGGGTTGCTGGAGTCAAAGGGAAAAGCCGGTGTTGGAGATGGTGGAGGTTTTGTTAAGCTGGGGCTGTTACAAGATTGCGGTTCAGTTCCCGGGAGTAGGAAAAGTGCAGAGGGAGTTGGCTTTTAGGAAGACTGGTTagccttgatttcagattttggTGAGCTGGGCAGGGGAACCAGTTTTTAGACGGAGATGGATGATGTTTGAGATTATTTTGGTCCCGTGGGAAATGTGGAGTAAGTGTTATTGGAAGTTTTGGGAAAATACGTGTGGATAATGTGTATGTTGtaatgtgtgtgttttccttcttttttgaatAGTGTCCCGAGCAAGAGAAGCAGTCCTAGACGCCCACTTTCTTGTTTTGGCTTCAGATTTGGGCAAAGAGAAGGCAAAGCAGCTGCGTTCTGATCTGAACTCGTTTGATATGTTAAGATATGTTGAAACTCTAGTAAGTTCAAAGCTACAGAATCTTAATAAAAAATGCTTCATCtgtcacatattgtataattatCTACTTTGCTTATATCCATATGCAAATGGTTTTcacttcatttttccttttttgggccTCAGATTCCTCCAGAGATCTTACCAAATTAAACAGATGACAGTCGAGCTATGTGGTGGAATCTAGGTTGGCAGTTTAGAGCAGTTTGAAAATCTCCTAGCCTTCTAAGACTCTGGGTGCTATGTTTATTTCAAATGGCCATTTTTTTCCTCACTCAGCTGTCAGTTCATAAGTGTTCCAGCTTATTCTCAGTGACCCAGGACCTTTGTCCCAGGCTGGGCAAAAGCCCACAGTGCAGGTGGCAGAGTTCAGCTGGAGATGACAGGTCTGGTGGAGGGGGCATGTTTTGATTTGTCTTTGAGAATATTTCAGAACCATCCGAATATGATTGGGGTTctgcttttggggttttttgttgttgttgttgttttgttcacCTGTCTTTGCCTCTTAATACGTTTGAATGGTTGTTACCTGAAATTTGGAAACTTTTCCTTGATGGATTTACCAAAAAAAGCACAAGGAGACTAACTTTGTACCTTACTCTGTTGTCTTTTTTCCTTGGTTCTACTTTGAGCCAACCTGTGTCCTAGCATTTCTGCTAGGACATTGATTTTCTGACCAAATGTTTGTTAAAAGGTTGTTAAAATGATTTAGTACCATGAGACCTGACCagataaattattttgtaaaggTATGAGGCAGACGAGGTTTTCGTTGTTTCTAAAaccttagtttttttaaaatttaaatttaccctacttaaattttaaaccttaaaattttcttttttaacaacttttaaattttgacgTATCATGCATTTTGGAAAATGCACACTAATGTATAGCTCAATAAATAAAGTTAACTATGTATTgggtaatctttttaaaaattacttttatttatcaGGGTGAGCTTTGTACTTTAAATAACAGATCAGAATAAATTCCAGAAGTCTTAAAGCAGTCCATATAAAACCTGAAATTAATAGCTGTCTAGTCTCTGGGAAGGGAAGATCTTTTCAAGTATGACACTAAATAAAAAGACTATAAAGAAAAGATTGGTAGATTTGACCAGACAAAAATTGAAATGTGTTCCTCCAAGCGTGCGGTGGTGGGGCAGGGTGGCAGGAGAACGGAGTGGGGCTGACCACGCCTCTCTGATGGGGTTCTGGCAGCCTCTCTTTTCTTCAAAGTTTAACTGCCTTTAAAGGGTGAAGCTCTCTGAGGGTTTTTGATTATTGTTTATATATGATACTACCATTTTaatttgataatctctaggcatTTCATAATTTTATAGTGTAATAAAAGTGTACTTTCATAAAAGCAAATTTAATATAATACACTTTCTGTAAGATAGCTTCAGGTAGCAGAATTATTAGACTTCCGCCAACTCTTCCCAGGAAGGAAGATGAACGATTCTCTCCCTGACGCTAGGCCCCTGCTCTCTGGAAATGCTGAGATACAAGCTGAATAGAGGTCTCCAGGAGGTTggctgaaaaatgaaaattgaaagcCAGCTAAACTTCCCTGTTCTGTCTCAGAACTTTTGCTTTGGGATGTCATGTCATATTTTTATGCTAATTCAGCTTTGCTAATACTTTAAAAGTGAACTACGGGTGATCAGAAATTCCCGGTGGGCTTAGTTCTGGTCCGTCCACCCCTCAGCCTACAGGGGgctagagcagggtttctcaggcTGGGCACTAAGGGCATTTTGGGCTGGCTGAGTTTTTGTTGTGGGGGCCTGTTGTAGGATACTGAGAGCATCCTGGCTTCTGCCCACCAGCTGCCAGTAACGCTGCCCTCTCCGCCTCCCCCCAACCCAGTTGTGACAGCCAAAATTGTCTGCAGACATGAAGCCAAAAGACCCCTGCGGGGGCACGGGGGGTGCAGAATTGCTCTGGTGAGAACCATTGGTCTGGATCATCTCGCTTTCTTACCAAAATATTCTGAGTACATTGAGgaatattttcttccacaaaGAAGGTACCTTTGAAAATAggaatttataataagaaatttaGCCAACATGTTAGGACAGGAAAAACAGACTTTGCCTCTGGCCTGTTGTTTAGTGATAGAGATGATTGGGTACAGTGAATGATTGCTTGTGGCTTAACTGGGGTTTTTGTTTCCCTTCATTTTTGTAGCTGACACATATGGGTGTAAATCCGCTAGAAGCTGAAGAAATCATCCGTGATGAAGATAGTTCTGATTTTGAATTCATAGTCTATGACTCCTGGAAAATATCAGGCAAAACAGCAGAAAACACCTTTAATAAAACCCATACATTCCACTTTCtgtaagattattttaaaaatctgacagaCTAGCCATTTGTAAAccttaaattgttttttattgtAGGGGCAAAAATTATTTGGTATTGTGGATCATGATGATGTTGTTTGGAGACTTTCTAAACTTTGATGGAAAAGCCCATAAAGTCTTGATGTGGATGGACCCTCATCCTGCTTAATTTAAGCAGGAAAGGCCGTGGGCTGGCATCTCCTTACCAGGGCACCCTGCTGgctcctttgctttctttcttttcttttttatatttatttatgtatttacttatttggctgtgccgggtcttagttgctcctTTGCTTTCTGGTGTGGCAGACTTTGGGTCTGTGGCATAATGTTTGGCtttgttttatcatctttaaaatcCTTATCAGGTAGGAGGATGATACCTCCTATGAAAGATGTCTTAAAATTCTACCAGTATATGTAAAGTgccatttattatatataattctcTGTTAGATGATCTCTGACTTATATTTGAAGACTGCTTGAGTCACTATCACATAAACTGCCTAGTTCATTTTTTGGATACAACTCTAATTTTGAAAAGCTTTTCTTTATACTCAAATGGAATTGGCTTCTGTCTTAATTTCCCAGCTCAGTCCTATGGAGAAGCTAAGAACAGCTCTTACTGGTTCTTCTGTGAGACAGCCTTTAAATACATAGTAGATAACTTCTCTAGGGTAAGCACCCAAGTGGTTTCTTCCTTAAGTGGATAGCTCCGGGGCATTTGTCTATTCTGATTACCCTTCTAAACCTTCTGAGATTGGTAGTGTCTGTTAGAAGGCTTTAGAGATGCAGATGTGGTCCGTCTGTGGCGTGGGGCCCGGCATCTGTTTTTAACAAGACTTCCCTTAACTCAAGTGCCCAGAACCGCTGTATATTACAGCAAAAAGGTCAAGCTTCCTTACTATAGGAAAAGTCCAAGtctttttttgttgctgagttCTAGGCTCTGTCATAGATCCTAGGATCTAAAGATAGCCTTTTGTTGTGTGACTTAAACTTTATCTCATGATGTAGCTCAACTTGCAGCCGCAATGATTTATGTAGAGCTTTGCAGCCTTGCACTTGCTGTTTGTTCCCTTGGCCTGCagtgtcctttccccattttttttcatCTGGTAAGGTTTACTTCTCCCACAGGCACCAGCTTGGATGCCTCCAGTGACTTCTCTAGACAGAGGTATCAGTGTAGGATCAGTTTTCCCAACCAGACCACTCCCATGTCTGGGTAGATCTCTCTGTCCAAATGCTCTCATAGCACTTGACTAATACTCCACTACAGCACCACAGGGTCTACCATATTATGTGGAAATGGATCTTTGTGCGTGAATATTTATCTGTCCATCTCTACTATATACTTTGATTTCCTCAAGTGTAGGGACCACGTGGGTCTAaattctctgggccttggtttctgcATGGTACCTCTGTAGGGCTTTTTTGGAAGGCGGAGGGAATCCAAAAGGGAAAGGAATCCCTTGGCCTCTGCCTGACCTGTTATCTCCTAAGACAGGTGTGTTCTGGATTCCCAGGCTGTGGGCCTCTGCCCTGGCACCCCCAGACCAAAAGGCTTTTAACCCCAGTGGAGCTGTTCGTTCCCTTTCCCTGATCTCTGAAGTTGGCTTTGTGAAACAGACAACAGGCTAGCTGGGAGGACCACAGGCATATTCACCGGCTTACTGTTCAGAGTAAAATACAAAGGTGTTGAGGAGGTATCTGTGATTGAGGTGAGCTCCTAAGAATTCTTTTAGACACACAGAGGGAGCAGAAAGGGTGTTACAAACCTGACACAAGAGTCTTGGTCTGATGTCACTCATAGATCACTGATGCCTGGTTGTGAATTTGACTATGCCATGGGAACTGCCTTCAGTTAGTGAaattagtttgttttaaaaacaaacaaagatatGAGAGCGTATTTTTCATTAGGTTGGGTTCAATACAAGGAGAGTGCCCTGTGCCAAAGCCACGAACTGATCGTTCAAGAAAAGTTCGTACGATAGAAGAGCAGCAGGCAATGCCTGACGAGGTTTGTGTTTTCACATGTTGCTTTTTAACACACCTAATAGCAAATAGCCATTAATATGATATACGTGTAATTTGGCCATCTTTTCTAAGCTTCAGCGTCAGGAGTCAGGTTCTGTCACTTAAAAGTAATCATTTAATGTTTGAATCATTTTTGATATGTTTAAGCCTTTAAACATTTTATCGGATTGACCGCTTGTCTTAGCTTTAACTCATTTCTGTAGTTTGGATTAGTTCTCCCAAACCAGGGTTTCTTAGCCTCAGCGCTGCCGacatttgggctggataattctgtgtggtgagaggctgtcctgtgcattacgggatgttcagcagcatccttggcctcttcCCACTAGATGTTAATAGCACCCTCtcactccccctgccccaccccaagtATGACAACCAAATGTTAGCAAACGGCCCatcagtggggtgggggaggggaggtgcacAGTCACTCCCGGTTGAGAGCCACTGTTCTAAAGTGTCCCCTTTTGTATTTTGCTATTTTATGTTCAACCTGAGAACAGTTGATGTGGTAATGCTACTCTTCTATTAGAAAATCAATATGAATATGTTACtaaaagcagaaaaatcttttttaactATTAATTCTAAGATGGGGATAAAAACTGCTAGCAATCCCAGATAAAAGGTATTTAGAGGAGTTTGGCCACGTAAGAGAGCAGAAAAGGTTAACAGGCAGACAAATAGGTCAGTCTGCTTGATAACGACtttatattttcagttaaaaagaatggaagaatcTCATCAAGAAGCAacagaaaaagaagtagaaagaatCTTGGGATTGTTGCAGACATATTTTCAAAAAGATCGTAAGTATGATACCGAGCTCAAAAGGGAGCAACTTGTATTTATCAGTTAGGCCTGTGTCACTTTCAGTGAGAagttatttcttttcaaaaggcATATATGTAATGTTTGAATCATTTTGATTCTTTCTTGACATACGTCTTTAATGAGGCTTCTCCTCTCTAGAAATTCCATGAGAACATTGGTGTAGtaaattctcatttttatttttagaagatgGGATATTTTTTCTGTTACAAAATAATACATGCCATAGAAGTGAGAAAAGTAAAAAGTCAAGTACCTATTCTACCTGTGCTCACTCCCTAGAGGTTGCCACTTATAAAATGTGatgtatatattttcagattttcttatGTTTATGTCATAATAAATATGCAACTAAGTAGGGATTTTTCTTGtcggttttttgcttttttcaaagCTAATCATAATGTACACATTATTCTGCAATATGACTTCTCCATGTGGACATTTTCCCATATCAATACATAAGATCCCACTTATTCTTTTCAGTGATTCCCACTGGGTGGCTGTATCataaatacatttaacaaatCCTCTATTAGCGGGCAAGTTCTTTATAACATTTCACTCTTGTGTAAACTGCTGGAGTGAAAAATCTTGGCACATAACTTTGTGCACATGTGCTAATATTTCTGTAGGACAGCTTACAGATTTTTAACAGGTACACAAGATTGCCCTCCAGCAGGGTTGTATTGATTTCCATCCTACAACAGGATGAATGCCCATTTCCTTTCTCTGGCTAACACTAGAGAGTATTGGTCTTAACTGATAAGCAAAAACAACTTTTCCTGTactgaagaatttttttcctcttttgtctgTAGCTGATACTCCGATGTCCTTCTTTGACTTTGTGGTTGATCCACATTCTTTTGCCCGAACAGTGGAAAACAtctttcatgtttcttttattataagGGTAAGATTTAAGattatttctctaattgtttttatatgcttttaaaaGGGTAAATAATAACAGGTATAGATGGGAGCTGGCAAAGGAATTTGTACTAACCAATAAGTGTTTTAGACCCATTGTAGCAAAACATTGACAAGTCATAGGCAGAAGAAACCAGCTAAAAACTTATGTGCTtgcttttacattttagaaattttttagagaaagaattggcaaaatttgaatatggaaCTTATAGATTAGATAACTAtgatataaatgttaaatttccCGAACTTGGTAGTTGTCATGTTATGTACGAGAATATTCTTGTTTTCAAGAAACATACACTGAAGTCTTAGGGAAAAGGAACAGATTGTCTACCACtctcataaaaattaatatatatagagagaaagcaATAATGTAAATATGGCAAAAGTCAAACAATTGGTGACTTTTCTGGGTAAAGGATATCTGGGAGGTCTTTACAGTAGTCTTGTAACTCTTAAGTTTGAAGTAATTTCAAAATAGatggtttaggaaaaaaaaaaaaaaacgtactCAGAAATGTACTTTGAGAATTTGCTCTAGGCTGTCTTTAGTCTTCTGTCAGGTTGCATTCCTACACTTGTAAGATGAGTTCGATTTTCATCTTACGCAAAAATCTTGTATTGACCAAAGTATTTTTCGAGAAATGATAACAAAGGCATATTTTGTCAACGGTAAATGGTAGAATTATGCATAATAAAATGTGGATATTCAGGAATTccttggctgtccagtggttaggactccacgctctcactgctgagggcccgggttcagtccctggtgggggacctaagatcccacaagccgagtggcacagacaaaaaataataataaaaataaaaagtggaataTTCAAAAAGTATGAATCAGTCAAAGAGTCAAGATGGTCACAGTTTTATTTAAGAGCTCCTCAGGATGCAGTTGTAAAAGAGCTGATTAGAACCTGAGGGATACCCCGTGTCGAGAAGGATGTTAGAGAAGGCTTGTCCATATAAACTTCTCATTGTTACGGTACACTTTGATTGTCTAAGATTTAGAATTTTCTAATTGAGTAATTTTTTCATCCAATGGTTATAGGTTTTGAATCTAAATTTTAGTCTTCTCCTAAAATCACATTTGTGTTTTAGGATGGGTTTGCAAGAATAAGACTTGACCAAGACCGACTGCCAATAATAGGTAAATGATTCTATGTTCAGAACAATTAGTTTTAGAGAAAGTGGACTTGTTACTAGAGTTtgtgaaatgtattttattaaatgtaaactagtttttattttaggtaactttacaatgctgtgtcttCTTCAACTAACTGAAAAT is a window encoding:
- the NSMCE4A gene encoding non-structural maintenance of chromosomes element 4 homolog A isoform X1; translation: MSGDGSGRRSEGRGRGRDPHRDRTRSRSRSRSPLSPMSRRGAAPERREAPERPSLEDTEPSDSGDEMMDPASLEAETDHGLCRQIRHQYRALINSVQQNREDILNASDKLTEVLEEANTLFNGVSRAREAVLDAHFLVLASDLGKEKAKQLRSDLNSFDMLRYVETLLTHMGVNPLEAEEIIRDEDSSDFEFIVYDSWKISGKTAENTFNKTHTFHFLLGSIQGECPVPKPRTDRSRKVRTIEEQQAMPDELKRMEESHQEATEKEVERILGLLQTYFQKDPDTPMSFFDFVVDPHSFARTVENIFHVSFIIRDGFARIRLDQDRLPIIEPVNINEESGGIDQNTQIRNQGIIALSYRDWEEIVKTFEISEPMITSSQTRQRLSA